DNA from Macadamia integrifolia cultivar HAES 741 chromosome 12, SCU_Mint_v3, whole genome shotgun sequence:
AATGGGAATCAATCCAACAGGTCAGCTTGAATTCCATAAAGCACAAGGCGCTGAAACAAGATGGTGCGGAATGAGGAGAAAGCGTGTGAttcattattttagtttttaatatattttcatgcACAGGAATTAAATAAAAGGGATTCATTTGACTTTTGAGTCGACTTGGATTAGGAAAAAGCTCATATTGAGTTAAGAGTTGTACACTTAATCTGTTAGGGAAGGACTCAAACTGGTAGGATGACAAACACATAAAGTTTCAGGTATACCCTTATACCCTTACATACTTCTATTCTAACATCCTACACTGCTACCAACTAATTCAACTCTCTAACCCTTAGAAATCATAATTGTGACCTGTTGACTTGAGAACCAATTCTAAGAAAAGGTTACTGATTGTTTTCTCAAGAAGTTTTCGAGTCCATTACCCACATGGTTAGGATCTTGAAACCATCCAAACAGTAATTGATGCAAGTTGGGTTGAACTCTGGGATGTTCATGACTGGAATGACCGTAGATATTAAATTTGCAATTAGTTTAAAAGTACTAGTATAATGAACAAATATAACTTACACTGAACTAGGATACAGCATGATCAAACCCAACTTGGTCAAATTTTAAGAACCCGGAGATGATCATTTCAAGTGCTACAACTTGCCAACCTCCCTTCTCCAGGAGAGAAAATGATTCTTTCTAGATTTTTCCTAATGGGTTTGAAAGGTGTGTGAACAGATTCCTTAAGCACAATAATTATAAGAGTTTTTCTCATATTCATATAAAATATAACCTACTGTATTATTGTAGCTGCATCTCCTAGCCACCACACTGctcttcacacacacacacagagggtCAAAAGGTTGAGGGCATAATAGAAAATCTAAGaatttcttttggatttgaaacaTACCTTACATGCCAAAGTTCGTCAAGGATCTGAATATCATTACTCTCACCCTAAGACCTTACTGCAATAAAATGGTCATTAACATAATTGTAGATCTTCGAGAAATTTAACAAAGAACTAAATTTGTTGACAAATTGTTAAAAGCAACACCACTGAACAAGGCTTGacaaaataaaatctctttCCTTAGATTCACTTCCATATTGCTGAGGTTAATTGTGATCACATCcataatttctttgtttcttagtCATTTAAACTTGTTCCCATAATATCTTTTGGATTTCCAGGGAGGAAGAAATAAAGACCAACGGTGGTGAAAGCTTGAGCACCATTAAGCCTAATATTGAGGAATTGGAGATGCTATTAGAAGCTTACTTCATTCAGATAGATGGCATATTAAACGAACTTTCCACggtatatattttctctctttctgccCATGTTTGAATCTTTAGTTATATGGAAGTGCTTGTAGTTTGACAAAGTTTGCTATTACAACCCTCACTTAAGGATGTTATAACTTCAAAAATATTATCATCATCCAAATTTCTTATGCAATTTTCTGTTTTAAACTCTCAAGTCATCAAAATTTATTGAAATAACAAGAATTTTCTGTTTGTTATAAGTTGAGGGAGTATGTGGATGACACTGAGGACTATGTCAACATTATGTTGGATGACAAACAGAATCAACTGCTGCAGATGGGAGTGATACTTACTACAGCAAACTTAGTCATCAATGCAGGGATTGTTGTTGTGGGTTTGTTTGGAATGAACATTCATATTTCCCTCTTTGATGGGGTCCCTGGGCAATTCTGGGGGACTGCCCTTGGAACCATGGGAGGTGTTGTGGCTTTATTTTATATAGCTCTAGGTTGGGGCAAAACTAACGGACTTCTTGCATGATTTTATTGCTCTTGTATATAACACTTAAATATGTATCTTGGAGTGCCTGAAAGGAAGTTGCACTATACAGTTTGAACTAATCATAAAGGTTGACATAGGTTCTTTAGGTGAGCTTCATTAGCAGTGCAACTCAAGAGACTTAAAGATTTATTCCAGATCATGAATGGTTACAACTACTCACTCCATTTGGTGTAGATAGCAACATTGAATAATTTACTATTCACTTACTAAAAAAACAATTAATATAAACAATTGTTGGGATAAACACAGACTCATGCTAGTTTTCAATAATTCCAAAAGATTTGGTTCCTCCTGTGCTCTTTCTTCAGATACATTGCAATTAGCTCCTTGTATGTCCACTTCCTCTGTTTCTTGTACTCCATGAAAGCTTCTGAGCTTGAATGGAAATCCCCTTTTCCAAAAACCTCAAACACTAAAGGATCCGTTGAAACAATAGGTGCATTATCAACATTCATTTTGTTTAAAGCAAAATTCATGTTCCTTCCAAGTTTTCTGTCTAGGTATGCATCAACCACACATCCATATGTCACAAGGTCAGGGATGACCTTTTCATGTTTCATATGTTCAAGGCTTACATGTAAATCCCAAAATAATGACATCCTTGAAAAAGCCAGAGACCGAATATTAAATGTATTAAGATCCGGAGAAAATCCTGCATCCACCATTTTTAAAAATTCTCTTTGCAGGcttttcattttaaacctcCCAGCATATGATAGAAGAAAATTGTTCCAGAGAAGATTTCCCACATCCCTCCTACCAAGATCAACATCCTTCAAGAACTCACCTAACCTATAAAACTTCCTTTCCTTTATATAGGCAAGTGCTACAGCCCTAATTGTTGTTGCTTCTATGAGAATTCTAGACTTTTTAAGGCGACCATAGGCAACTTCCATCTCAGTTAGAGAACCAAATGCAGCATAATAGCTAACGAAGGCATTCGCAGTAGCAGAATCCACATTGAAACCACTTTGAACCATCTCCTTCATAGTTGCTTCCATCATTTCAAGCTGCCCTCCCTTTCCAAAACAAGAGATGGCCACTGAGTAAACTTCAGGAGACAAGTCAAAATCCCTTGAAGTGACTTCGTGCAGAATTCTGGTTACTTCATTAAAATGCCCCATCTTCCCATATGCATTCATTAGATCTGAAACTACCTCAATATTAGGAACAAATGAGCTAGCTATAATTTCTTCCCATACAGACTTTGCATAGGAGAAAAGGCCATTCTCTGCATGGCACAGCATCAGAGCTGATAGGGTAGCAAGGCAAGGTTGAAAACGATCAGATTTCATCTCAACAAAGATTTTCTGAGCTATATGAGGCATTTCTGCTCTACCCAAGAGCCGTATGAATGACGCAAAATCTACATAATGATCATTCCCAAAGACAATTTTTTTCTGCTTACAATGCCAAATGATCTGTTTTAGGACCAAAAGCAATACAAAATAACACACATTAGTGCACTTCCACAGAAAGACAAGCCAAATCAAGAAAACATCCAGTAGCAAGAACCACCATCAGCCCAGTAAAACTTAGACATGGAAAATTTTAGCAATATTGGACACAAATATCAGGCATTCCAAAACAATGTAGAGTGCGCTGACAATGACAAACATTTTGTTACGTAGAGTGatactaataaataaatgatagaaaatatgtATATAGACAATCTGACAAAATAAAGGGGGGGTTATATTAGAATAAAAGATTCATACAGAGGAAGCCAATATCCAATGATAACCATAGGACAATAAACCTATCTATTCAAAGTCTTATTACAGTATTTTATTTGCTAGAAGTTGCAACATAAGAACCCCCTAAAAATCACAATTTTAGTACTAGAagcactccaaaaaaaaaaagtatacttctcattctttttaattcttttagttgttgtaatgacaaaaatacatcatttattttttcatttttgagatATCGTTTTGCATAATGTGGTCATTTTATATGCTTTATGACCAAAATGCAGTAATCAGGGGGTAATAGACAAGATTTCGTCTATGACAGGTTTAATGGTAATACAAATTATATCAAAAACCATGTCAGTTGAGTCCCTGGTAATTCAAGGGGATTCACAAGTTGTGGTGAAATAGCTGTTGGCAGCCTTAAGAAGTTTCTGGTATCTGCAATCTTTAATTAGAATATGTCAGGAACTAGCCAACACAAAGAATACCTTGTTCATGCAAGTTCCTAGATCAAACAACACGATAGGAGGAATGGTAGAGAATTTTGCAAGAACGggttctatatatatattgacacTAATCAAATAAAGGTGTACCTGGATTAATTGATGTCTTATAAACAGATTGTGTCCAAGAAACTAGCAAACCCAGCAAGTTATGGGCACAATACTCAAGTAACATAACAACAATGGAGCGAGAAAACCGACCTTAAGGTTGTAGACTCTGAATATttgttcaaaaaataaaaaaaaaaacaggggtATTGAGTTCAATGTAAAACTAGAGCAGGGAATTGGAACTTCAGACCTGTTTCAGTGATCTGAGAACTTGAATCGGATCGTTCCCATGTAGTTCTTCCAATTCTCCCTTCAAACTacaataaattaaagaaaaaaccctagtccACGGTTAGTTTCACAATCAGTGGTAAGAAATTGCATACCAAGTTCAATCACAATAGACAAATCAGTAGAAAGCctaaatttgaaatcaaagaaaacctttCTGCAATCATGATTATTTAACTTCTGGGAGGCATGATTCAACCTAACTGAAATCCCAAATTGAATagttaaaaaagagaagaagcaaCCTTAACATAATCTGCAATAGATTCAGTCACCTTTGAAGGGCTGAAAATCTTTGAGAGCTTGAGAGTTTGAGAGAGACAGAGTCACTGAGAGACTGAAAAAGAGAGTCGTCTTTCGCCATTCGGGTCTTGCCGTCTTGGATTGCCAACTTGGCTGAGCTGGCTCCTTCCGTCCTTCGCCCAACAAGAagacggagagagaaagagtcaCCGGAGACATGGATTGGAAGAAACAGAGACATCAAGTGACTGAGAGAGTCGCCGGTCGGAGATGGAGAGGATGAGGGTTTGGGGGAAGTGGGGATTTTGGAACGATGGGAAGATgggaaaatcaaatttattgggGAGAGGTTCTAAAAGGCAAAAGGCAGCATGTTTCCAAGGCTCCAATCCCCGCACGGCCACTGGGAGCAATAGAAGAAATCCTAAAAGGCCAGCCACAACAGAGGTGAATTAACTATCCTGCCCATACGAAAGGCCAAAATCTCAATTATTATATTGATGTTTTTATTAGTGATCCCATTGGCATGATTCCTCTCCAACATTCTAATCCACATCCGATGGCTAGGAGGGCCTTGGGGTGCAACGGATGCGCGTTGTCAAGATTGAAGGGGTTGGATAGAATCTGGATCCCTCTCATCGGGCCTTGCATTGGTGGAGGGGTCATATTGCCTTTTAGGGAACTCTCTCAACAcccccataaaaaataaaataaaataaaataaagacagGATCGTTACACCATGAGAGTATAGTTTCCAACCAAACAGAGGTGATTTTTAATAAGAAGAGAGAATTGTGGGTCCTATGAGATGTGGGCATATACAAGAATCTATACACTAGTATCTTAGCAATTTTCTCTCAATAGAAAAATGGGATGAAGAAAAAGTAATTGGTCGTGTTCCCTACATCCTCTAGTGGGGGAGCAAGGCACATGGGTATCCACCAAAGAACACACCGGGGGTCATTTCATGGGACCTTATGAGAAATTGAGAGGGcatagaaaatgtgacaagATATCATTCTTTATCCCTGTATTAAATAATATTAAGAATAGGAGACTGGAAATGAAAGGTCCTTTCTCACATCTGCTTTCCCATCACAttgtcaaaacaaaaaaaatattgaaagcaTCAATGTGGATTTAGTACATGAAGCCAAGCCACGAtatgatataaatatatatataaatcatatATTTCCCATTATATAGATAACATCTAAACTTATCTTTTCCTAGGATTAGAATCAAAGTCAAAGAATGATATTAATGTTGGCATAAGCCACTCTCCTAGAAAAGAACCATTTCCATTACACTCATAAATACATCTCAGTCATAATATACAGTTTAAAATGTAGAGGAGGATGGGATGTTCAATAAAATAAGGGCATATGGAGGTGTAGGAGAACTTATTATACCACACAAAGAaacttttatatttttagaaaaacataagcTTAAAATGCACAAGCCaatcctatttttattttttcttaaacgGCACGAGCAATAACTAATTTTGGGGATtgaataaatattttcaaagttcaaattaatcaatataaaataaatttgaaacctACTTGTCTtgcaatttattttcttatccagaggatctaggtaatttccccggaaaaaaatcgtctgcaattccgatctcgtacaattccgtgaaataccaccttcagggggtgacacgcgtattgataccaatgcaatggtctagatctgatttaaatgtctcttcactgatttaatgttttattagttataccagatttggaccattgtattggtatcaatacacgtgtcaccgcctgaaggtggtattgtacggaattgtacgagatcggaattgcagacgatttcaaccctctAATTTCCCCATTTTAAAACTTTACTTGCAAGGAACAAAAAAGTATCTCACAAGATTTCTTACCAAATCCGAACGGTCATCTATTTATTCTAAGAACCCCACCTCCAATTTTTTTTCCGATATCTCCCCTTTTTTCTCTGTTCATACAAATGAGTAACCTTCTTGATTACAGAGATGGAAACAGAGTCGAATAAGAACACAATGATACAAatctaataataaaaaatacaaataccCTTTAACAATCTGtatttagtaataataaaaagacagattagaattgaaatcaaataaacAATCAGACCAGTTTGTTAGAAATGAGTTCCCATAACTACTAACAAGATACAATGGTCTCAAAAAAGTTCAATCCGTCCAGGTCCATAGCGAACCTCAGAATCTTCGCCTTCTCCGGCGGCGGTGCCggtttctccattttcttctccATCAACCCTTCGGTCGCCGTCGAAACCCGCTTTAGATCAGTTCCTGATCCCTTACGTCCCTCTTGAGTTAAAGGAAAAGCAAGTGAAGAACCCAACGAGAGACCCAATGTCTCCATAGCAATGGCGTCAAAGGGACTGAAAATCCAAATCATTGCCGTAATTGAAGCTTTTCTTGGAGAAATGAAGAATCGATTGGAAAATCCGAGAGAGACGAGGAGTTTGCTTTATAAGGAAAGAAATACCTGGAATAGCTTTGAGGGTTTTGGAATTTAGAAAGCAAGGAATGAGATTGCTTGGAAAGCCCCTAAACCCTGAAAGGATTCCTACTTTGAGTGGGACACGGACGTTGGACACGTGAGTAAGATTCATAATCCGTACTACGTTCCGTATAGAAGATTCCGTGCGATGTATCAATGCCATGTATGTACCTGGGCAAGtgtttagaaatttttttatttttttaatttttttttagatgggtaTACCATatgaagaggggaggggggagataaGAGTCAATCGCATAGTAAAAATGGGAACGTCCAAAAGAGAATAGATGCAATTTACCTTCCAAGACAAATCATCTTACTTAAATTctaaattcaaaatatattaaaaaaatacgTCTAAAGTACTATTGAGTAATGTGACTTgattatgatgttgttcattgttgtcaacataacCAATAAATTCTCAGATTATCACATCTTTAGTTGGAGATGGGAAACATCACTTTGAACATGTTTTTCTATAGATGCATCATATTGTAGCTCAATTTTGGATCCATATATTAAACTTGAGTAGAAGGTGATATCATGATAAATGTAGTCCTTCGAGTCAACTTTACGTCGATGAAAAAATCATCAGGAAGATCGAAgtttgggagaaagagagagaaaaatggtcaattaagtagacattacaTCACACAAGTcaattgtataaaaaaaaaagtatttaaaaGGGATAGGCTTAACGTTTGCCTTTTTTCCCGAATCTTTGGGAAACAAATGGCAAAACGCTTTTAAAACGGTAGAAAACCAAAACACCATTTTAAATACGCTTTTGCGAACTAGGGTCAAGAGCatggttccaacttccaagtatCAGTATCGAATCACCCTTATCGGTTTGGCAAGTGTCCAATCTCGATACCTAATTGTTACTATATCGATTGAACAGCACGAACCAAGGGTAAaaaagtttttaaaaaaaaaatcatcttttttaaAGATAAACTAAGGGTATTTCTCTCTGATGTGGGTGAATCGATACCAATCCATTCTGATACCATAATGATTATAGAGATGACCGATACCCATTTCAATACCGTGCTCCAAAACCATGATCAATTGGTCAGAGTGTTGACATGAAGAAATCTAGTATATGCTTCAGCGCAAACACAGCTCTTGAGGATGACCCTTCAAAATATTTGGGTTTGCCGATAGAATTGGGAGTATGTAAAAGCTACCTATTCCATGAGATCAACGATCGTGCGTCTGCAAAGCTTCATTGTTGGGCAAAATCCACGCTATCTTATGCAGAAAGAGAAAGTCATCTTGAAGTCCATGGTTCAAgcaatccaaaattttgttgcaATTCAACAGTTGCCCATTAACCTCTGTGTTCCCAATGAGGATGACTTCTCTCTGCGGCAATGGATCTCAAGTTGGTCAGCATTTCAACAGTTGGGGAAGAATGGGGACGCACCTTTCATATCGCTGCTGAATCTGACTGTAAAGAGCTGATTGAGTTACTATTTGACCCCTCAAAGGCAGCTCCAACCTCTACTTAAAACTATCATTTCAGATATCAAATTCTTGGATAAAAATCATCTGAAATTCTAATCTTGTGCAATTGTGTGCAATACCCCTTGCAAAGGTCCTCACGTGTACAATGCCAAATGAACTGTCCAGATTCGTCCTCCATTGATACAATCCTAAACCAATGGTTCACCAACTTAAACCAAATCGTATCAGAGCAAACTGGTTCGGTTCAgatcaatttgaaataaaaggtatgagagtttctctctctctctctctctctctctctctctctctctctctctctctctctctctcacttacGTCTTCCGCCCTAACCCTCTCTCACTCCCAGCTCCCtactctctcgactctctctctctctgttcctcGCTCGACTCCTCTCTCGACTCTCTGTCTCTGTTCCTCGCTCGACTCATCTTTCAACTTGCTCTCTCTTTGTTACGAATATCTCCCTCTCCGCcctaactctctctctttcacctaAAGGCGACCTGCTGCACCACCGTTTCTTGTTCACTCCCTGCAAGCTGCTGCACCAACGTTTCTGCTGTCATGTGCTTCTGCATTTTCAAGGTTTTTCAGTCTTTAGTGAAGAAGCTCTTAGTTAGGTTGTCAGCTTCTTGGAGATGGTTCAAAAACCAAATCCTCTCTCTTTattagagaaattaaaaacataaaCAAGGTTGGATTCTGTAACACCAAATCCtatactcaaaatcagaaagAGGATTAAAAAATACAGTGTTCTAGGAATTACTTGTAAAATAAGCAAACACACCAAGAATTGAAGAACAGAGACAAAGTACCCACCAATAGCATGCGAAGTCAAGTTCTGTGatggaggaaaaaaatgaaCCATTTCAAATTCCACCGAATAAGTGAGAGCAGCCATGAAGAAATACGTAATACAGGCCCCAAGGAGAAAACCCATCACACAAATTTGACACAGAAATGAGCTACTCATCTGTAGAGCTTTCTGTGAGAgaattctgtcaaaattctTCTGAGCTGATGGTTCCATTTTCTTCTATCCAGTAGtaacaaatttcaaaaattcaatTACCTTCAAAGGAACTTAAATTTTCATGTGTTTTACATTCAACTTCCCAACAGTAATCACATGATCAATCACATCATAACTTTTATTCTCCACTTCATTAAATGGAGACCCATGCCGGTGAGTGCACAACCCAAACTTCAAGCTTGAGAAAATGATCTAATTCATAATTCATCTAAGCAGATCAAATTCACAGTCAAACATGCATCACAATACCAACTTCCTTGCAAccgagggaaaagaaaaaggtaaatgAGAAACCAATTTAAAAATTTATCCCACAAAAGAAGATTATATtacaaagaggaagaaaaaaaaaaggagtctTGCAGATAACTCAGAACAAAAGTTCTCTGCAAGGACAACCATGaaggaataaagaaagaaaaacccatTTGTAATTGTGAGGAGTGGAACAAAAGATCCTCATATTCACCTTAACAAGTGCAGAGAATGTTAGAAACCAAAAGATCCTTGTCAGAAACTTTGGAATTCGAGCATATCAAGTCCTAAAAAAGAAACACTGAAACACAGCATATATATACTGAGCAAACCATCAATTTGAGAGCAAATAATGATCATCTGCAAGAATAGGTCCCTTGTTATGAACAGCTCTGTCCTTTTActgaaaaatctatttttgtcttattttaaagaaggaaaaaaaaaaaggaattataGGATTTCTGAGGAAGGAACTATCTGCAAAGCAAAAGATAAAAGATGAAGCGATTGAGAAGTAAAGTGGGCTGCTCTTGAATTTTccaatttggttttttttattttggaagatTGAAAACATCAAAAGCCCCCACACTCTTTAATCTTTACCATCCTCTTCTCACTCCTAACTCCACTCACCCGAGGGGGGGGGtttatatttctcttttttatttttagtgaaGAAATAGTCTTCTTAAAAGAGGCCAAGTTTGCCCAATCTCTCAACCTCATTGATTCTCTCTACCAAAGAAGGCAAAAACAACCATTCTTTGATCTGTAATGGAAGGAAAGATAAGATAAAAGAGGCCAATTTTGGGCAAGAATTTTTTGCCTCAAATGCATGAATCACCATACCCTTTCCAACTCTGCACCAATAGAAGGATCCACATCAGAGTAACTTTCTAAGCTTTTCTTAGCTTAGCTAGCCATCCTGTCATGAATCGGCAATGGATATCACAGTTAAATCACCAATCATTTCTAATATACTTTGCTCACCGAAAGAGGTAGAAGGGAACAAGCATGAACCACCATATTGGAGGATCACATCAGAGTACCTCTCTGACTTGGGCTTTTCTGTAAAAGACTGCCATGAAAACTATAATCTAAAATCTGAATTGGCTTTTGCAGTTAACCACAGTAGTGCCTCATTTGAATTGGGTTTTACAATTGGATTTAGCGCAATATTGGAAAACATGTTCATCAGTCAGGTTAATCAGTTAAGCAGAGGTGTTCCAAGTTACACCATAAAGAACATAACAGAACCAAGTTTCCAGCTCTGAATAATCTTACATGGGATTTCATATCCACTACAATGACAAGGAAGACATTACAAGAGAAAACAGATTTCAAGTCTCAGTAACTGATCTCGTCACCTGTGAAACAATCTGTTTACATTACTAGACTATGATACCTAAATTAACAAGGTAGAGCCAAGTAGAAACACTAAAAGCCTTAGATCCTGTAAACATCTATATACATTAAAAAGGCCGGCCAATTATATAACTCATTCAATTGGAGGGCTTACTCCACCCTGAtgaactcttcttcttcttcttcagaattCAGCtccaaaaaatcaattttggaacACAATAGAAAGATGGAGAGGGTCCTATATCAATATACATAGCTTTCTCACcggaattttaaaattttccggTGAGAGCTGAGGTGGAATAGCGAAATACGAATACAttgtaaaaaaaattcagcCATTAAAACATGCAAGTTAACCAAGGAACAAGCATGAACAAGTATGTAAAGTTTATCAGTAGGAGAAAGCATCTTACAAGGTAAACAAATCCTCCTGAAGCTTCAACAATATCTGTCATTCGATCTGTTGGGGTAGTCGGTGTCATGAGCAGCACCTCAACCACACAAGAAAAGGTAAGTGAAACAACTGAACCGAACACAGATATTACTAATACTTATCAGAAAATTAACTAAAATGAATATCCAACACTCTATTCCAATTTGTTAGCATAAATCATGACAGTTAACATAACTACCCAGTTGATTCTATTCCAATTTGCCACACAGTTGAATACATACCCAGAACTGAAAATGAAGCTAGCAGAACTGAACTGAAATTTGcccaaaagccaaaaaaatcatttaaaccAGCAGAACTGAACTGAAAATCCTTGAAAAATGTAATTTCAAACCCAAAACTGAAAAAGTCTATATGCCCTGTTATCTCGCCCAAAAATATTCCAACCAAACTCTCTCAAACCCATAACTGAAAAACCTTGACGAATGCAATTACATCaccagagagaaaaaaaaaaaaaggaagcccAACCATTGGAAAAACCAGTAGAAACACATGACAGCAGTAATAGTCAACGTCGAACACATTCGTTCACTTTTCAAAGTcctggtggattcgaaccaccataacctgggcactaacccaggtgctctaccattttgagctaaaggctccttacctacaaaaaaaagattgttagtacATAAGAggctaaaaatcaataaaaatactTAGAATCCTGGATGTATTGGCAAGCACAAAAATAATGATCCAATGAAACTGTGTGTTTTAATTGCACAAAAATAAGCCATGACATTAACTGAATGTACttaatagcaaaaaaataatggtCCTCATTAGCTGAATCTAAATATAATCTTCATCCAATGATTGATGAGCTGCAGATGCTTGAGATAATATATGGGAAATAGAATCCTGCAAGTGAAATTGAATATTAGGGCAATCCaaattgaataagaaaataaaaaatgcaacaaaCAACATAACAAACTAAACCTACTCACCATAAGTGACATGTAACTGGGATATGTGTTATCCATCAGTTGTGTAGGAGTTGGTTACTATTCTTGTAACCATTGACTATTAGTTGGCCCtccacttttctttctttttccttgtttttcaatCCAACTCTTTAATCGTCTACCACCTCTTGTACTTTTCTCTTTATGCTTCAAACG
Protein-coding regions in this window:
- the LOC122057880 gene encoding pentatricopeptide repeat-containing protein At3g42630 isoform X2, producing MLSLKGELEELHGNDPIQVLRSLKQIIWHCKQKKIVFGNDHYVDFASFIRLLGRAEMPHIAQKIFVEMKSDRFQPCLATLSALMLCHAENGLFSYAKSVWEEIIASSFVPNIEVVSDLMNAYGKMGHFNEVTRILHEVTSRDFDLSPEVYSVAISCFGKGGQLEMMEATMKEMVQSGFNVDSATANAFVSYYAAFGSLTEMEVAYGRLKKSRILIEATTIRAVALAYIKERKFYRLGEFLKDVDLGRRDVGNLLWNNFLLSYAGRFKMKSLQREFLKMVDAGFSPDLNTFNIRSLAFSRMSLFWDLHVSLEHMKHEKVIPDLVTYGCVVDAYLDRKLGRNMNFALNKMNVDNAPIVSTDPLVFEVFGKGDFHSSSEAFMEYKKQRKWTYKELIAMYLKKEHRRNQIFWNY
- the LOC122057880 gene encoding pentatricopeptide repeat-containing protein At3g42630 isoform X1, giving the protein MSLFLPIHVSGDSFSLRLLVGRRTEGASSAKLAIQDGKTRMAKDDSLFQSLSDSVSLKLSSSQRFSALQSLKGELEELHGNDPIQVLRSLKQIIWHCKQKKIVFGNDHYVDFASFIRLLGRAEMPHIAQKIFVEMKSDRFQPCLATLSALMLCHAENGLFSYAKSVWEEIIASSFVPNIEVVSDLMNAYGKMGHFNEVTRILHEVTSRDFDLSPEVYSVAISCFGKGGQLEMMEATMKEMVQSGFNVDSATANAFVSYYAAFGSLTEMEVAYGRLKKSRILIEATTIRAVALAYIKERKFYRLGEFLKDVDLGRRDVGNLLWNNFLLSYAGRFKMKSLQREFLKMVDAGFSPDLNTFNIRSLAFSRMSLFWDLHVSLEHMKHEKVIPDLVTYGCVVDAYLDRKLGRNMNFALNKMNVDNAPIVSTDPLVFEVFGKGDFHSSSEAFMEYKKQRKWTYKELIAMYLKKEHRRNQIFWNY